The nucleotide window TGGTCGGATCGGCGTCTTCCATGGCGCCGTCGAAGACGTCGTTGAAGCCCTTGTTGGCGCCGGCGTTGATGATCTCGTTGGTGCAGGCGTTGGCGATGCGCCCGCGCAGCTCCCAGCCGGCCGGATTCAGGATCCGCTCCATCGGCAGCTGCTCGGGATATTCACGCTCCAAACCGATCGCCGCGGCGAAGCCGAGGCCGAACAGCGGACTCGGCTGCAGGCCGGTATCGCGGGCCAGCTTGCCGATGTTCACCGGGACCCCGCCTTGGGCCGCGCCGACGATCGGCAGTTCCGGCGCGTACTCGGGTGCCAGCGCCGCCGCGAAACCGGTCGCCATACCGCCGCCCGAATAGCCGGCCAAGCCGACCGGGCTGCCGGCGAGATCGGCGGGGGCGAACCGCTTCGCCGCCCGGATGCCATCCAGGGTCAATCGGCCGCCGAGCCGGGCCGCGCCGTAGGCACTGGTCGGGCCGAGATGATCGGGCACAGCGACCGCCCACCCGCGGGCCAGCAGCAGGTTCAACGCGGGCGCTTCCTGCAGACTGCCGTCGAACAGGCTGTGCGACGGAGCGCATTGCAGGCCAAGGGAGTTGACGAAAGGTTGATACGACACCAAGGGCCGATTGAGGCCCCCGCCGAGCGGCAGCAGAACGGTGGTGACCGCGGCAATCGGATCGCCCGCGGAGTTCGACGAACGGTAGAGCAGCTGCCAGGCTGTCGCGCCGGGAAATCCCGAGGCAGGCACGGTCCGGCTTCGTATCACATCGCCCGGCGCGAAGTTTCCTACATCCGGTGGCGCCCAATAGAATCCGTCGGGATCAGCCACCGGATAGATCGGCTGCGCCGCCACGGTCGGTGCGCCCGCCACACCGGCCAGCACAACCGAAAGCGCCGCAATGGCGCGCCGACCAATGGTTTTCCGTGAGCCCAGCACGCGCCGCCGTATCCGGCTCGCACGATTCGCGCTCGAAATTGCCCGTCGTGCCGCCATCTTTCGCTCCCGACCTCAGTGTGTATGGGCATAGGTGGGAACCCCGGCCAAACCTTCCCCGCATTCGTACGCGGCGGCCACACCAAAGTCAACGAACGACACTGTTCATTTAGGGTCGGATTCGTGAACGGGCGGAGTTCGGTTCGTCAGCAGGCGGCTATGTCCCTGCGAGCAGGACCGCGGTGCCGGATTTGCGGTATTGGCCTGGTGCGATGCCATATTCGCGTTTGAAGGCCTTGCCGAACGCGTATTCCGAGCCGTATCCGGTGTGCCCGGACGTCTGGTCTTTCGCGGTTGCCGAAGGAGACGCTGAAGTGTCGGCGAGCCCGCAGGAATTGCTCGCTTTCGCCGGGCATCCTGCCGACGCCACGACCTACCTGGAACAACAGGCGCGTGAGGGCCGGGTGGTCGTCACCCTGCGGGTCGCACGCCTCTACGGCACCGCTCTGGACATCGGGTGAGGCAGGTATGGGCATCAGCCGCCGAACGGCTGGGCACAGTTCATTGCACGAGTACTTCTAGAGCCTCCTCGAGCGAGCCGAGATGCCGCTGCTCGGCAAACTCGGTGCGCCGACTCCAGCCTGGTCCGGCGAGCAGTACGACGGCGGCAAGGGGTTCGGCTGTCTGGATGGGTCGCATCGACGCGGTGGCCGCCGATTGTGACCACAGCACCACGGGGGCGGGGTGGCGACGCCGGACCAGCGCGTCGGCCAAGGCCGCGCTGGGCACCGAAGCGCCGAGCAGCAGTGCGGGGCAACCACGTTCGGCCAGGGCGGCGCGCAACACTTCCAGTGGCAGAACATGTTGTTCACCGTCGGTGCAGGCCAGCACGGCGCCGCGGTGTCTGTCGGCGGGTGTCAGGGTCGGCACGGCGCGGTGCAAGCTCGTCGTCACCGCCCAGGACAGCAGGTGCTCGACCTCGATGTAACCCGCACCGGCGCGCTGCTGCTGCACGATCCGATCGAATGCGGGGCGGCACAGCTGATTCCAGGTGGCGACCACGCCCTCTTGGGTTAGATGTGCGGACAGCAGGCTCGACAGCCGGGCCACGCTCATCGACTCGGCGGCGGCGACCACGGCCTCGACATCGCCCGGCGCCGGGTCGGGCTCGCGCATCGCCTGCGCGGCGCGCGCGGCGCTGGCGGGGCTCGCACCCGATCGGACCAGTTCCAGCATGCGGGTGACCACGGCGATGTCGTGCAGCGTGTAGAGGCGGTGCCGGCCTGGATTCTGCTGCCGGGGACCGATGCCGTAGCGCCGGTTCCAGCTGCGCAGCGTGTCTACCGGAATACCCAGCCGCTGTGCCGCCGCTCCCACGGTGTACTCGGTCAACTGCTGCGGGTCGGCGTCGCCCGGCTCGGTGCTCATCGCCGCGGCGGCGGGTCCGCGAAGGGATCGAGCGCGGCGGCCAGGGGTGTCCGTCGGTGCCGGTGGAGCGGAATCGAGGTCATCGTTTTGTCTCCCGCGGTTCGAAGCGCTCCGGTCGCAGACCTGCCGGACTCGCGAATCCGACGCTAACATGAAAACGATGCATAAATGATTCATGACTCGGACACGATTCCGTACATTTCATCCTGAACAGGCTGGTTGTCGAATCGATCCGAAAGTTGTCGGCTTGGCTTGCATCATTTCTGCACCGTTTGTCGTACGATGGGCTCGGGCGGCACCGGCGCCACCCGATGTCTGGATCGCAAGACTTTGCACGGTCGGCACTCGGCGAGTGGCCAGTGAGGGAACAAGCGCAATGGCTCGATACTTGATCGCGGCGACACCGATTCCCGGGCATGTCACGCCCATGCTGGCGATAGCCGCTGATCTGGTGCGGCGCGGTCACCAGGTGCGGTTCCTGACCGGCGCCGCCTTCGCGGAGGTGGTCCGCGCGCGCGGAGTGCACCACGCGGTGCTGCCGCAAGCGGCGGAAGTATCGCGAATCGGCCTCCCCGACGGACTGCTCCCGGAGTTGCTGCGGCGGTGGCGAACCGGTCGAATCGAGATGCGAACCGGTTTTCTGGACCCACTCGCCGCTCAGTACCACGCTCTGCGCGCCGAGCTGGACCGGACGGAATTCGATGCCGTGCTGGTCGATGTGATGTTCACCGGCGCCATTCCGCTGGTCCTCGACCGGTCCGCGCGTCCTCCGGTGCTGGCCTGCGGGGTGGTTCCGCTGATGCTTTCCAGTGCGGACTGTGCGCCGTTCGGCGTGGGCTGGCAGCCGCGCGCCGACCGCGACTACGCGGCGATGAACCGGTTCGTCGAGCGGGTGCTGTTTCGCCGCGACCAGTCGCGCCTCGACGCGATTCTGTGCGAGTTGGGTGTGGGTCCCGCGCCGTTATACCTGCTCGACTGGCCGGTGCTGGCCGACCGGCTCCTGCAGTTCACGATTCCGGGATTCGAGTATCCGCGCGGTGATCTGCCGGAATCGGTCGTGTTCACCGGCCCGATACCCCTCGGCGGCACCGACGCGGTGTTGCCGGAGTGGTGGAGTGTGCTGCGCAGCGGCCGCAAGGTGGTCCATATGACCCAAGGGACTTGGGACAACAGCGATTTCGATCAGTTGATCCGGCCGGCGCTGCGCGCGTTGGCCGATCGTAGCGACGTGGTGGTCGTCGCGTGCACCGGTGGTGCGCCCGCGGCACTGGGACCGGTTCCGGCCAACGCCTACGTCACCGATTTCGTCCCCTATGAGCAG belongs to Nocardia sp. XZ_19_385 and includes:
- a CDS encoding glycosyltransferase, whose protein sequence is MARYLIAATPIPGHVTPMLAIAADLVRRGHQVRFLTGAAFAEVVRARGVHHAVLPQAAEVSRIGLPDGLLPELLRRWRTGRIEMRTGFLDPLAAQYHALRAELDRTEFDAVLVDVMFTGAIPLVLDRSARPPVLACGVVPLMLSSADCAPFGVGWQPRADRDYAAMNRFVERVLFRRDQSRLDAILCELGVGPAPLYLLDWPVLADRLLQFTIPGFEYPRGDLPESVVFTGPIPLGGTDAVLPEWWSVLRSGRKVVHMTQGTWDNSDFDQLIRPALRALADRSDVVVVACTGGAPAALGPVPANAYVTDFVPYEQLLPFVDVMITNGGYGGVQQALRHGVPLIVAGDTADKPEIGARVAYTGTGIDLGTARPGSARLAAAVDRVSNSPRYRTAARRMAADMAAYAPFESIAAALAAASSPPAPHRSRPGSTATRNGESL
- a CDS encoding MerR family transcriptional regulator — encoded protein: MSTEPGDADPQQLTEYTVGAAAQRLGIPVDTLRSWNRRYGIGPRQQNPGRHRLYTLHDIAVVTRMLELVRSGASPASAARAAQAMREPDPAPGDVEAVVAAAESMSVARLSSLLSAHLTQEGVVATWNQLCRPAFDRIVQQQRAGAGYIEVEHLLSWAVTTSLHRAVPTLTPADRHRGAVLACTDGEQHVLPLEVLRAALAERGCPALLLGASVPSAALADALVRRRHPAPVVLWSQSAATASMRPIQTAEPLAAVVLLAGPGWSRRTEFAEQRHLGSLEEALEVLVQ
- a CDS encoding lipase family protein; this translates as MPASGFPGATAWQLLYRSSNSAGDPIAAVTTVLLPLGGGLNRPLVSYQPFVNSLGLQCAPSHSLFDGSLQEAPALNLLLARGWAVAVPDHLGPTSAYGAARLGGRLTLDGIRAAKRFAPADLAGSPVGLAGYSGGGMATGFAAALAPEYAPELPIVGAAQGGVPVNIGKLARDTGLQPSPLFGLGFAAAIGLEREYPEQLPMERILNPAGWELRGRIANACTNEIINAGANKGFNDVFDGAMEDADPTTIRILHENSLETFAGVPRIPIYEWHGLNDQVDPWLAKEVMGRYCAAGTPVMLDMIPGTDHLTAIAAGAPRAFGYLADRFAGAPAPSNC